One window from the genome of Nicotiana tomentosiformis chromosome 5, ASM39032v3, whole genome shotgun sequence encodes:
- the LOC104112743 gene encoding auxin response factor 19-like encodes MKTPANGAGAGTQPAAGNEDEKKRINPELWQACAGPLVNLPVAGTHVVYFPQGHSEQVAASIKKDVEAQVPNYPNLPSKLICLLHNVTLHADPETDEVYAQMTLQPVPSFDKEALLRSDLSMKANKPQPEFFCKTLTASDTSTHGGFSVPRRAAEKIFPPLDYSLQPPAQELVARDLHDNVWTFRHVYRGQPKRHLLTTGWSLVVSGKRLFAGDSVLFIRDEKHQFQLGIRKANRQPTNLSSSVLSSDSMHIGILAAAAHAAANNSPFTVFYNPRAGPSEFVIPLAKYYKATYSSQVSLGMRFRMMFETEESGTRRYMGTITGISDMDPVRWKNSQWRNLQVGWDESTAGERINRVSIWEIEPITAPFLICSSPFFSSKRPRQPGMPDSDCSDMDGVFKRTMPWLGDDFGMTDPQGLPGLSLVQWMNMQKSPSLANPMMSNYLNSLSGSVLQNLAGADLSRQLGLAAPQLQQQHNLQFHRPNQQGQQLDQLQKLPAATLNSLDSIMQSQQQLYDIGQQPRQNSTNQSLPTTQVQSQLLQAQSLVQSQNVLPPQQSIQNQLQRNLPQSLPQQQPQQQILSQSQQQNFMSSQPPDPVNQHHFSENQFQLLQKLHQQQKSLLAQQSALQQSSHLGSIQDQQKQFLDVSQNFSRSLATSQMLDASQTTSTSLSHSQIVQQQMTRTHSQSNLRFVQPTQQPKLQQQQSGILPDLSGPVGYSLPRTTYQLTTNGSSLTRTAGGGQPVMDEVPSWSTSVSTNNCQNVVQQNLNGRIHESTGARDETTHYSGPLFNSSGLEVMSANSNLVKELQQKTDVKPSINVSKNQNHGFLAPQTLNTAGHQLDYLDSSSSATSACLSQNDVQLQQTTDPPLSSSSQPLIFRDSPDGEVQGDSRNDIAFGANMENQLGLPMMPDPLITKSLVGSRKDFSDNLSSGGGMLSSYENPKETQPELLASMASEYMTFNSMDSTINDGNFMDRGAWDPPPQLPRMRTFTKVYKRGAVGRSIDIGRYSGYEELKLDLARRFGIEGQLEDRQRIGWKLVYVDHENDDLLVGDDPWEEFVSCVRCIKILSPQEVQQMSLDGDFGGNVLQNQACSSSDAGGM; translated from the exons GTTGCAGCATCTATCAAGAAAGATGTGGAAGCCCAAGTTCCAAACTATCCAAATCTTCCATCAAAGTTAATTTGTCTTCTTCACAATGTTACCCTGCAT GCTGATCCAGAAACTGATGAAGTTTATGCCCAAATGACACTGCAACCAGTCCCTTCA TTCGACAAGGAGGCATTATTGAGGTCAGATTTATCTATGAAAGCAAATAAACCACAACCAGAATTTTTTTGCAAGACCTTGACCGCAAGTGATACAAGCACTCATGGAGGTTTCTCTGTGCCTCGGCGCGCAGCAGAGAAAATATTTCCTCCTCTT GATTACTCACTGCAACCACCTGCTCAAGAGCTTGTGGCTAGAGACTTGCATGATAATGTATGGACCTTTAGACATGTTTATCGAG GGCAACCCAAACGACACTTGCTAACAACAGGGTGGAGCCTTGTTGTGAGTGGAAAAAGACTTTTTGCAGGTGACTCGGTCTTGTTTATTAG GGATGAAAAGCATCAGTTTCAACTAGGAATTAGAAAGGCAAACAGGCAGCCGACCAACTTATCGTCATCAGTGTTGTCAAGTGATAGCATGCATATTGGTATCCTAGCAGCGGCAGCTCATGCAGCTGCAAACAACAGCCCTTTCACTGTGTTTTATAACCCAAG GGCCGGTCCTTCTGAATTTGTAATTCCTTTAGCAAAATACTACAAAGCAACTTATAGCAGTCAAGTATCTCTTGGCATGCGGTTTCGCATGATGTTTGAGACAGAAGAATCTGGAACTAGAAGGTATATGGGAACAATTACTGGCATCAGTGATATGGATCCAGTGAGGTGGAAGAACTCTCAATGGAGGAATTTGCAG GTTGGTTGGGATGAGTCAACTGCTGGGGAAAGGATCAACCGAGTGTCTATTTGGGAGATTGAACCTATAACAGCACCTTTTTTAATCTGTTCCAGTCCATTCTTCAGCTCCAAGCGTCCAAGGCAACCTGGAATGCCAG ATAGTGATTGTTCTGATATGGATGGTGTATTCAAGAGGACAATGCCATGGCTCGGTGATGACTTTGGCATGACGGATCCTCAAGGTCTGCCCGGTCTTAGCTTAGTCCAATGGATGAACATGCAAAAAAGCCCTTCTCTGGCTAACCCGATGATGTCCAACTACTTGAATTCCCTATCTGGTTCTGTTCTACAAAACCTAGCTGGAGCGGACCTATCACGTCAGCTAGGTTTGGCAGCACCTCAACTTCAGCAGCAGCATAACTTGCAGTTTCATAGGCCAAACCAACAGGGACAACAGCTTGACCAGCTCCAGAAGTTACCAGCGGCAACACTCAACTCATTAGATTCAATTATGCAATCGCAGCAACAGTTATATGATATCGGCCAGCAACCAAGGCAAAATTCAACTAATCAATCACTGCCTACAACCCAAGTTCAATCGCAACTTCTGCAAGCTCAGAGTCTTGTGCAATCTCAGAATGTTCTTCCGCCGCAACAATCAATTCAAAACCAGCTGCAGAGAAACCTCCCTCAGAGCCTACCACAGCAACAGCCACAACAACAGATTCTGAGTCAAAGTCAGCAGCAAAATTTCATGTCGTCCCAGCCCCCAGATCCAGTTAACCAACATCACTTCTCTGAAAATCAATTTCAACTTCTACAGAAACTGCATCAGCAACAAAAATCACTTCTAGCACAACAATCTGCATTACAGCAATCTTCGCATCTTGGGTCAATCCAGGATCAGCAGAAACAGTTCTTGGATGTATCGCAGAACTTTTCCAGGTCACTGGCAACAAGCCAAATGTTGGATGCGTCTCAAACCACCTCCACTTCACTTTCCCACTCGCAGATTGTGCAGCAGCAGATGACAAGAACACATAGCCAGTCCAATCTTCGGTTTGTCCAGCCAACTCAGCAACCAAAGCTTCAGCAGCAGCAATCTGGAATCTTACCAGACCTATCTGGACCAGTTGGCTACTCTCTACCCAGAACGACTTATCAGCTTACCACAAACGGTAGTAGTTTAACAAGAACTGCAGGCGGAGGGCAGCCTGTAATGGATGAAGTCCCATCATGGTCCACCTCAGTGTCCACTAACAACTGTCAAAATGTAGTTCAGCAAAATTTGAATGGTCGGATCCATGAAAGCACAGGTGCGCGTGATGAAACAACCCACTATTCTGGACCCCTTTTTAATTCGAGTGGATTAGAAGTTATGTCTGCTAATAGCAACCTGGTTAAAGAGTTGCAACAAAAAACTGATGTTAAGCCGTCAATAAACGTCTCCAAGAACCAGAACCATGGGTTTTTGGCACCTCAAACTCTGAACACTGCAGGACACCAATTGGATTATTTGGATAGTTCATCTTCAGCAACTTCAGCTTGCCTTTCCCAAAATGATGTCCAACTGCAGCAGACCACAGACCCACCACTATCTTCCAGTTCTCAGCCATTGATATTCAGAGATAGTCCAGACGGAGAAGTTCAGGGTGACTCGAGGAATGATATAGCTTTTGGAGCAAATATGGAAAATCAGTTAGGACTGCCTATGATGCCTGATCCTTTGATCACAAAAAGCTTAGTAGGATCAAGGAAGGATTTCTCCGACAATCTCTCATCAGGAGGAGGCATGCTCTCTAGCTATGAAAACCCCAAGGAAACGCAGCCTGAACTCTTGGCCTCAATGGCTTCCGAATATATGACCTTTAATTCAATGGATTCTACTATCAATGATGGTAATTTCATGGATAGAGGTGCCTGGGACCCACCGCCTCAACTTCCCCGTATGCGGACTTTTACCAAG GTGTACAAGCGTGGTGCGGTGGGAAGATCAATTGATATCGGACGGTACTCAGGCTATGAGGAACTTAAGCTAGATTTGGCTCGTAGATTTGGTATAGAGGGACAACTGGAGGACAGACAAAGAATAGGATGGAAGCTTGTGTATGTGGATCATGAGAACGATGATCTCCTGGTTGGTGATGACCCTTGGGA GGAATTTGTGAGCTGTGTCCGCTGCATCAAGATTCTTTCTCCGCAGGAAGTTCAACAAATGAGCTTGGATGGAGATTTTGGAGGTAATGTCCTTCAAAACCAAGCTTGTAGCAGTTCAGATGCGGGAGGCATGTAA